In the genome of Candidatus Hydrogenedentota bacterium, one region contains:
- a CDS encoding ATP-grasp domain-containing protein, which produces MSSVRYCENSNTNKVQRVLILSMTPALTRNAVWAAGLCGLPCDVVTDFAGASWCRQAHVGRIFPVPQRRVAEMDATLLEEVFGQLSSGYKGIFAPVDTLCTRYVAGGQHSLPEGMLHYPIPELNQFDALYDKWQFHGVAMKIGIPQPQSHRITSCELPAAALPYPVIVKPSWGEGSFGFKVQEDERALREHVSVLKPSEETPYLIQEYLPGEDIDLSLMADHGRIVAWAIQQRMDNAAINFLEHDEVYELGERLVAATGYHGVMHLDMRIDERNGRVNVIEANPRFWGSLCYATWAGVNFLEV; this is translated from the coding sequence ATGAGCAGCGTACGCTACTGCGAGAATTCGAACACGAACAAAGTCCAGCGCGTACTCATTCTTTCGATGACACCGGCGCTGACGCGGAATGCGGTGTGGGCAGCAGGACTCTGCGGATTGCCGTGCGATGTCGTGACGGATTTCGCGGGGGCTTCGTGGTGCAGGCAAGCGCATGTTGGCCGGATCTTTCCAGTGCCGCAACGGCGCGTTGCAGAAATGGATGCGACACTGCTGGAAGAGGTCTTTGGGCAGCTTTCTTCTGGCTATAAGGGAATCTTTGCCCCAGTTGATACGCTGTGCACGCGATACGTTGCGGGGGGGCAGCATTCGTTGCCGGAAGGGATGCTTCACTATCCCATACCGGAACTGAATCAGTTCGATGCGTTGTACGACAAGTGGCAATTCCATGGGGTCGCAATGAAAATCGGGATTCCTCAACCGCAGTCGCATCGCATCACGTCGTGCGAGTTACCCGCGGCTGCGCTGCCGTATCCGGTTATCGTGAAACCTTCCTGGGGAGAAGGCAGTTTCGGTTTCAAGGTGCAAGAGGACGAGAGGGCATTGCGTGAACACGTTTCGGTATTGAAGCCTAGTGAAGAGACGCCATACCTCATTCAGGAGTATTTGCCGGGCGAAGATATCGATTTGAGCTTGATGGCGGATCATGGCCGCATCGTCGCGTGGGCCATCCAACAGCGAATGGACAATGCGGCCATCAACTTTCTCGAGCACGACGAGGTGTACGAACTTGGAGAGCGCCTTGTTGCGGCAACCGGCTACCACGGTGTGATGCATCTGGACATGCGGATCGATGAGCGAAACGGGCGCGTGAATGTGATCGAGGCGAATCCGCGTTTCTGGGGCAGCTTGTGCTATGCGACATGGGCAGGAGTGAACTTTCTTGAGGT